A single genomic interval of Rosistilla ulvae harbors:
- a CDS encoding efflux RND transporter periplasmic adaptor subunit: MNESNVAARRSRVHLFINFAVSASVLTMCVIAYTKLGKRERPAMSKPPKPAATVVDTEALRIHEGPVSLTANGVVVPLREIRLATEVAGRVVELSPNMRAGRMVEKDEVLVRLDPIEYELEVQRLVSQQNQEAAELEAIDVSIQNTDALVALSQRRAQLTEAASKRAHSLVRQNAASIAEVDAAEEAELSASAAVVELQNRRRELEAQRKLIVERQASTEVARRRAQLDLDRTVVRAPIRGRVVMSNVEEQSFVAAGTSFVTIEDVSAVEVRSNLTVEQMYWVWNARNSVGNLEEVGSSAAHHLPEVNCNIEYRLGNRTYQWAAVLKRIDGAGIDQDTRTFPCLFRVDSPEAVERIRTNAFALARESANDQSPDSPGVERGVDGPRQLLRGMFVSVHLHVDATRPLYRVSESAIRPGDRIWINRDGKMRIVQIEVVGQIDGDVIVDARLPEHRMARTAASADDSDGASPADVSKLASVIISPVNDPRDGLPVMTAKARDSKAKRPPVGNVGVDSPATDGGQTDRNRPKTTLVSGVAR, translated from the coding sequence ATGAATGAATCAAACGTTGCGGCCAGGCGTTCTCGCGTCCATCTGTTTATCAACTTCGCCGTCTCCGCCAGCGTGCTCACGATGTGCGTGATCGCTTACACCAAACTGGGCAAACGCGAGCGGCCGGCGATGTCAAAGCCGCCAAAACCGGCGGCGACGGTCGTCGATACCGAAGCGCTGCGAATTCATGAAGGCCCCGTTTCGTTGACCGCTAACGGCGTCGTCGTTCCGCTCCGCGAGATCCGATTGGCGACCGAGGTTGCCGGACGTGTCGTCGAACTGTCGCCCAACATGCGTGCCGGGCGGATGGTCGAGAAGGACGAGGTGCTGGTTCGGTTGGATCCCATCGAATACGAACTCGAAGTGCAGCGATTGGTCTCCCAGCAGAATCAGGAAGCGGCGGAGCTGGAAGCGATCGATGTCAGTATTCAAAACACGGATGCCTTGGTTGCTCTCTCCCAACGCCGCGCTCAATTGACCGAAGCGGCGAGCAAGCGGGCCCATTCGCTGGTCCGACAGAATGCTGCATCGATCGCCGAAGTCGACGCCGCCGAGGAAGCCGAACTTTCGGCCAGCGCTGCGGTGGTCGAACTGCAAAACCGACGCCGCGAGCTCGAAGCGCAGCGGAAGCTGATCGTGGAACGGCAAGCGTCGACGGAGGTCGCGCGGCGGCGAGCCCAATTGGATCTGGACCGCACCGTCGTTCGCGCTCCGATCCGCGGCCGCGTGGTGATGAGTAACGTCGAAGAGCAATCGTTTGTCGCGGCGGGAACTTCGTTTGTCACGATCGAAGATGTCAGCGCGGTCGAGGTTCGGTCGAACCTGACGGTCGAACAGATGTATTGGGTTTGGAACGCACGCAACTCCGTTGGCAATCTCGAAGAGGTCGGATCCTCCGCGGCACACCACCTGCCCGAAGTCAATTGCAACATCGAATACCGTTTGGGCAACCGAACCTATCAATGGGCGGCGGTGCTGAAACGGATCGATGGCGCTGGAATCGACCAGGATACGCGGACCTTTCCCTGTCTGTTTCGCGTCGACTCGCCCGAAGCGGTTGAAAGAATACGGACCAACGCATTTGCTCTCGCCCGGGAATCTGCGAACGACCAGTCGCCGGACTCGCCCGGCGTCGAACGTGGTGTCGACGGACCGCGGCAATTGTTGCGAGGGATGTTCGTTTCGGTTCACCTGCACGTCGACGCGACGCGTCCGTTGTATCGCGTTTCCGAATCGGCGATTCGCCCCGGCGACCGGATCTGGATCAATCGCGATGGCAAGATGCGGATCGTCCAAATCGAAGTCGTCGGGCAGATCGACGGCGATGTGATCGTCGACGCTCGTTTACCAGAGCATCGAATGGCCCGAACCGCTGCATCCGCGGACGACAGCGATGGCGCTTCGCCCGCCGATGTATCAAAGCTTGCTTCGGTGATCATCTCCCCGGTCAACGATCCACGCGACGGCTTACCGGTGATGACCGCCAAGGCTCGCGATTCGAAGGCGAAGCGGCCGCCGGTGGGAAATGTTGGCGTCGATTCCCCCGCGACCGATGGCGGCCAGACCGATCGGAATCGCCCCAAAACGACCTTGGTTAGCGGAGTGGCACGATGA